TAGATGGACCAAGGAAAACATCATCATCACAAGTAACACCTGTGTATATAGAAACGTTATTCTGAACTTTAACATTATTCCCTAAAACTACTTCAGGAGAGATCACAACGTTTTGACCGATGTTACATTTTTCTCCTATTTTACAGTTCGGCATAATGTGGCTAAAATGCCAGATACTTGTACCTTCCGCAATTTCACAGCCATCATCTATTACAGCTGTTTCGTGTGCAAAATATTTTGTTTCACTCATGATAATTCCTCAATTGATGATAAAACGCTTTGAATAATGTATTGTTGTTGCTCTTCTTTCATTTCTGTATGAATAGGTAAAGACAACACAGATTTTGATAAACTTTCAGTAACAGGAAAACTTCCTTCACCAAACTCCTCCTTTACATATGCCTTTTGGAAGTGTAGAGGAACAGGGTAATAAATCATAGAAGGAACACCTTTTTCTTGAAGTTTGTCTTTCAAGGCATCTCTATCTACACCATCTACTATTAAAGTATATTGATGGAATACATGGGTAGAATAATCTGCTCTTTTAGGAGTTTTAATTTGTGGAACTTCTGCAAAAGCTCTATTGTAAATTTTTGCTACATAGGCTCTATTGGCGTTGTAAGTATCCAAATGTGGCAGTTTTGCTAACAATACACCAGCTTGGATAGTGTCCAGCCTTGAATTGCAACCCACTACATCATGATGGTATTTAACCGATTGACCATGACTTGCAATCATCTGAGCTTTCTTGGCTAATTCATCATCATTAATCAGCATTGCTCCACCATCTCCAAAGCAACCTAAGTTCTTTGAAGGGAAGAATGAGGTACAGCCAATATGCCCTATGGTCCCTGCTTTTACTTCAGTTCCGTCAGAGAATGTATAATCTGCACCTATAGCTTGTGCAGTATCTTCTATAACGTAGATATCATGTTTCTTTGCGAATTTCATGATACTTTCCATATCTGCACATTGTCCATATAAGTGTACAGGAACAATTGCTTTTGTTTTTGGAGTTACCTTATCTTCTAGTTGAGTAACATCAATGGTAAACAATTCTGGATCAACATCTACAAAAACAGGTTCTAACTGTAATAATGCAATCACTTCTGCAGTGGCTACATACGTATGTACAGGTACCAAAACTTCATCACCAGGTTTTAATCCTAGTGCCATCATTGCTAATTGTAAAGCATCAGTCCCATTGGCACAAGGTACTACATGATGAACATTGTTATATATTGCTAATTCAATAGCAAACCTTTTGACAAAAGGACCATTGATAAATGCACCAGTATTAATTACTTCTTGGATGTTGTTATCAACTTGTTCTTTTATGTTTTGGTATTGAGTCTGTAGGTCTACCATCTGGATCTTTCCTACATCTTCTCTGTTTACAGTTTTGATCATGACAAATAGATTATGAAGTATGATTCTTTTGTATAGAATCGTGGGTATATATTTTCTTATGAAATGATAGTAAGCATGCTATCATTTTTTAATTTGGGTCTTTATTAACTGTTGGCTCTAATTTTTTCAACAGTAAACTTTCCATTGAAGCGATTAGAAACGGTGGCCATTTCAATCACATTAAAAGCTCTTTTCATTTTAAATCTTTTTACTCTAATTTTTAAAGCTATAGGTATAAAATAAAAAGAAACGATCATAATTCCCAAGATAATTCCATCATTCAACACAGTACCAAGACCAAGTGTTAGGAATAATGCAATAGCAGTAGCCGTTACTACAATTGCACTAGTTTTTGAATGAGTAAAACCTGTTCTTACAAACACATGGTGAATGTGTTTTTTATCTGGAGAGAATGGCGATCTTCCACCCATAATACGAATGGTAAATATTCTCAAGGTATCAATAAAAGGGTAACCAAATAATAAAATGGCCACACTAATAGGGTTATCTATTTTAAAAGGATGGGAAGCTGCTAATGCATAATCTGTATTGATGAACATGACCAATGATGTGGCAATAAAGAACCCTAAAAATAGAGAGCCAGTATCACCCATAAATATGCTTGCCTTTCCCCAGTTATAATACAAGAACCCGATACAAGCACCAAACATTGAAATCATCAAAGTGGCAATAGCAAGGTTACCGATAAGATAAAACCAAATACCTAGAGTCATTGTAATAAAAGCAGCAACTCCGCCTGCTAATCCGTTAATTCCATCTATTAGATTGAACGAATTAGTTAATGCGACAATAACAAAAATGGTTAATGCATAGCTGATGGCTTGTGGAAATTCTATTCCTGGAAATAGAGTGTACAATGAAGTTAATTGTACATTGCCCATCACAACCACTAAGGTAGCTGCGACAATTTGAACGAATAGCTTATTCTTTGGGTTTAATGGCATCATATCATCACGTAATCCCATAAAGAAGATCATGAACATGCCTACGAATAAGTATTTTAAATCGAATACTTGTTCTCCTGAAGTCCAAAGGTAGGATGATATTAAAAATCCAAGGAAGATACCTACACCACCCATAGATGGGATAAGATCTGTATGTATTTTTCGCCCACCTGGAACATCAAATACATTATTTTTTATGACTACTTTTCTTACTTCAGGGACGGCAAGGATGGCAACAACCAAAGAAGAAAGTAATGCTAAGCTAATACGAAGCATAATTTATTCTATTAAAAATGGGCTATTTGTATTGAATTTCTTTATTGTTTTACGGCAATTTATCGAGGCCTTTATTCATTTAATTGTTGTACTTTTTTAAAAAATGGCTATTAGTATATTATTCGTAATACAACAATTATTTTGGGTTTAGAAAATGAATAAAGCGAGGTATCCAAAGAACTTAAAAAGTTCCAAATTCCTTCTTGTTCTTAGTTGAGGTTCTTTGATCCATCTGTATAACCATTCCATTTTCATATTCACCCACATTTCTGGAGCGCGTTCAACAGTACCAGTATATACATCGAAACTACCACCTAAACCTTGATAAATGGCTTTGTGGACCTCTTGCATTTTCATCATTAATAACTCCTGACGAGGTGAACCTTGAGCAACAAACACTACGTCTGGTTTTTTCTCTTCAATATCAGCTAATAAACGTTCTTCATCACCTTCTTTAAGGTAACCGTTTCGATAACCTACGATATTGATTTGAGGGTAATCTTCTTTAAGTTGTTCAATAACTTTATTGATGACTTCATCTTTTCCGCCAACAAAATAAAATGTCTTACTTGTTTCATATTTAGCAATCAAATCTAGCCAAATTTCACAACCTGGTATTTTGATACTATTTAATCCTTTTTGTTTTAGTGCCATAACAGCACCAACACCATCGGCATAACCAATATTATTATTGATAATATCTCTTGTTTGATCTGTGGCATTTAAGATTTTATGAGCATTGATTGCTACTAACATCTTTTTCTCCTTATCAATGATTTCCAACAGCTGATCTCTTGATTCAAAAGCATACGTTTTTACATCGTTGATGTATGCATAGTTGTTGTATTCATCAGGATTGGATTTTGAAGAAGAACTTACTTGTTCTCTTTTTTCTGAAATACTTTCTGGAGTAGGAGCAATAAATAAAGTATTGGATGCAAAATTATCTAATGCAGCAATGGCTTCTACTCTAAAATATCTTTTACGGATCTCTACTGTTGCTAAAAGTATTAAGAAGGCTAGGCAACTTATTACAAAAAGGTATGAAAAAAACATACGAACACTATTCTGAGTTAAAAAAATTACTGTTTGTTATTGTATTGATACGTAGTTATTTGAGCTTCATTATTCATTATATAATAGTATTCTTTCATATTTCGACTATTATAATTGGAGTAAAAAAAGGTCTCTGATTATATAATTAAACCAGAGACCTTCAATAGGGATAAATTTCTAATTAGGCGTTTTTTGAATTTTCTTTAATGTAGTGGCTAATTCCATAAAACATAAAAGCTTGACTCCAACGCATATATGGAATCTTAGATGATAATCCCTTCTTCATTTGGTAATAAAAGAAGCCTTTCTCATCCTGCATATTATCAAATGTCCACTGCATTACCTTATCTGTTAATTCTTTGTGCTCATTGAATTTATTTAAGCTGGATAATGTAACTGGAAGTTGGCCTGGGCAATGAATATCAATAGGATAAACTTTGTCATGATAATACTTTGGAGTACCATCAGCTAAAAAGAAGTTGTTGATATAGTAATCAAACCCTCTTTTAATATTATCCTGATAAGTATAATCACCTGTATATTTTTGGAAATATGATAAAGCATCTAGATTATACCCTGTATGGAAGCTATCGATCCAATTTTGAACTTTTAACTCACCATACAACCATGAACCATCTACTCTTTGTTGATCTACACAAGCTTGTACAGATGCTTTGGCTGCTTCATAATACTTTTCATTTTTAGTATAGTGGTAGCATATTGCTAATATTTTACTACCTAATAACGAAGCGTTGTATACTGTATTGTTTCCGTTTAATGGAGAGTAAGAGAATAGGAAACCATTTTCTTTCTCTGTTCTATTCAGATCATTCATAACAAAGTCAGCAGCACTTAATGCCGTGTTCAAGAATTCTCTGTCTTTTGTGATTTCATAGGCCTTGATTAATGCATCTACAGCGAAGCTGGTAGCTACAACTGTCGGTGTATTCTTCTTGAATAAGAATAACCTTCTGGCTTGCCAATCAAAATTATAGCCCCATGCTGCTCCAGAATAACCTTCCGTTTTTAAGGAGATTAATAACTCTCCCAACGATCTGATATTATCAAGCAGTTCAACAGGTCTACCATAACTTGTATTTCCATTTTTTGCTGCATGGTACAAATTACAATAACCGTTTAAGAATAAAGCAATTCCTTTTGCATTGTACTCTTTAGGAACCATTAATACCTTTCTTAAATTGATAGGACTTCTTTTAAATCCTTGTATCCATGCCAAACGAGCAATATCATATTTTTTAAAAGGTAGTGCTTGGAATACTTTAGAGTTTAACCCATCATAAGGGTCCCAACCTTTGTATTCTTCATTCTCACAATATTCTTTATGTTTAATGAAATTTCTGTCGATGAAATTACTTACCATGATCTTGGGTTTAATCTTAAATATAATAACTGATATATATGAGCTTATGCTCTGATAATGTTTTCTACTTCATCGAAGAAGAAACTTCTACTGTACTTGTTTCTGATTACTCTCATTTGTTCCTGTTTCTTTTTGATCACCTCATGATCAATAGTGTCAAGAATTTCCTGGATTTTATTCTCGTCAAAAACTGTAGCCCAACCAATGCCTTCTTCAATCACAAGCTTAGATGTATCATGATTACCGATTGACATAATTGGTAGTAAATTGGCGATATAATCAAATGTCTTATTAGGTAAAGAGTGTCTTGCTCTCATAGGCTGAAGTCCGATATCATATTTACTAATAACACCACCTACTTCATCTTGAGCTAGCATTCCTTTTATTTTAATGTTGGTAGACTTGGTCTCCTCTAAGTATGCTTTTACTTTTCCATACATTTCACCAATACCTGGATCTCCATATAAATCTAATGAGTACTTAGGGTTATTGTTGATTGCCTTAACAAATGGCATTACGTCGATCACTTTTTGTAGCATACCTAGGTAGACAATACTAATAGGAGCATCTTTTTCTTGTTCTTTCAATAAGTGCTCATATTGGAAGGTCGAACCGAAGCGAGTTTCACTAAAACCTAAAGGGATAAACTTTGATTCTTTATCTGCAGCATATCTATCAATCCACTCTTGGAATGTAGGGATAGTTTTTATGAACTTATCAAACTTCTTTACAGATGGTTTTAGCCATAAATTACAGTAAAAAGTAAATGCTTTTAATAACGCTTTATTCGATAGGTGTTCAAATGCATCAGGCCAGATGTCTCTTACATCCATCACTAATGTATTGTTCTTGTGGAAGAAACTAATGAAGAATAAAAGTTCTACCGGTCGAGAGGGAACAATAATTATGGCATTTTTTGGCTTTTCTTTAAAGGCTAAACTTAAGAAAACCTTTAAACCAAAAATAAGGTTAGAAATCACTCGATGGATACTAATATTATTATTGTATCGGATTGTTCTAACCAAGTTTAATTTATAATCTAAAACCTTATTGGCTTCTTTCTCTTGTTCTCTAGTAAGAAATTCTTTTTCACCATGATAGAAGTTAGAAGAATAATAAGTAACATCATGCTTCTTCGACAAGACTTCAGCCAGTTCAGTATGTCTTTTACCTCTTTGCGTTAGGTGATTTTCTGTTTGACTAATAATATAGATTTTCTTCTTCATATTAGAGAGATTAAAAAATTACAGAGTATTTAATGGGGGCTTCCATTGAACTTATACATAGACAAACGATACCCAACGTAACAGAACTTTCACATTACGATTGACTACTTTCATGATTTGTCTTTTAAAAAAATTCTTAAAATGTAGATAGGAATAGATAAAGTATAGACAGTGTTAGATCCTCTTCACAGTTTGCTTATTCTATGGGAAGGGGTTTCTTTTTTATTTTAATAGTTTTCGGTAGATACCTTTGATCTGGGATACAATCACATTTTGCTCAAAATTATTATTTGCATAATCGATATTATTATGAGCTAATGGTTTTAATGTAGCTTTATTTTCTACACAGTATTTGATAGAATCCATCAGATCTTTATGTGTATCAATAGAGATAATATCTCCATTTATCTTATTTTTTACAATTTCATCTATTGCACCAACTGGGGTAGCCATAACATATAGACCAGCTCCTAATGCTTCAATAACACTATTGGGACAGCCTTCATCATGTGCTGTGGGTAAGATAAAAATATCATTTTCAGCATAAGCTTTAAATTTAGTAGCTTTATCTGCAAAACCACAAAACTCAATATACTGCTCAATGCCATGTTTGCTAATTAGCTCTTTTATTTCTTTCTCTATCTCAGTATTAGCAAAATGACCAAATACATTAATTTTATAATTAAGCTTTTGATCTTTAAGTAGATTGATAGCTTCTAATATTTGGAAGATTCCTTTTTCTTTACTGATTCTACTTAAGAAAACGATCTTAAGTGTTTCATCTTCAAACTTCTCTTTAAGAACGATATCTTCTTTATTAAACATTGTTCTTGAAATACTTACTTTGTTGGGATCAAAACCAAAGAAATTAACTAACTGATCTTTAAATTTTCCTGCCAGTACAATCGTTTCATCAGCTTTTTTATAGGTTCTAAACATTACTGTTTTCCAGAAGCTCTTTTGCTGAGAATATTTTGTATTCCATCCTCTAATGAATGTAATGGTCTTTTTACCAAAAAGCTGGGCGATAAAAAGGAATATAAAGTCTCTGATCACTGGTACTGTGAAAAACGAAGGGCTAACCTGGACAATCTTGATCTCTTTGTCTACAATCAATTTTGAAATAAAGGCAAAGATATCTCTAAGAAGCTCAATGAAATATTTAAAACCTCTATTTTGACGTTCGTAGTAATCTTTTGCTCTTGAACCAATGACAAACCATTCTAGCTGAATTTCATCATCTGAAAAGGAGTTGAAAAAGTTGTTATAATAGTTAACAACCCCTCCTTTACTTTTGGGATCTTTTGTAATAATCAGTACTTTATTTTTCATTTTCTTTGGCTGGATATTAAAAAATAATGAGAAATTTTAAGGCGTCTCAATACACCAAGAATTAGGTTGAATCAGTTAAGCTGCGAGTGTTTTGATAATCTCTTTTACTCTCACATCCCAAGTATATTTTTTTTCCAAAAGGGCAGGGTTGTTTACTCCAATCTCCATCAATTGAGGATTGTCGATAGCACTCTGAATCGCACTCGATAAATGATCGATATCTTCAGGTTGAGCAATTAATGCATTTTCCTGATCTTTCAATACCTCAAGGATTGGTAAATAACCTTCAGCAACAATTAGTTTCCCAGCACTCATATATTCGAATACCTTTAATGGAGAACAATAGTTCATTGTCGGTACATCGTAGGACCAGATAGCTAATAGAATATCAGCTTTAGTTAGCATATATGAAATATACTTATGCTCAATTTTACCTAAAAATTTTACGTTTTCTACACCTTTAGCTTGTGCCTTTAATCCTTCAACTTCTTTTGGGTTGCCACCAACGACAACAAAATATGCTTCTGGACTTCTTCTTGCTAATTCAATAACTCTATCTACTTTTCTATCTGCATATAAACTTCCAGCATATAGTACAATTTTACGATCACCTATTTCTTCAAAGAAAGAAGTGAGATGCTCAGGAACAACAATATTATCTGAGATGGGCTCTGCTCCATCATGCAAAGCAACTATTTGAGAAGAATTTAAAGTTTGATCTACCCAGTAATTCTTTAAGCTATCACTGATAGTAACAAAAAGTTTGAAATTATCTTTCTTCATAAGTTTCTTCATATGTGAAGTCATCAACTTGTTGAAGAACTTATGTTTAGTGAAATAAGCATTATGAGACTCATAAATAAGCTGACCACCTTTACGCATGATATATTGTGAGATAAAATATGATCTTGTATAATAATAATCATACGTAAATGAGATACTCTTCTTTAACGAAGTGAATCTATCCAAAGATTGAGAGAATTTAAACTTAGAGTTAAACTCCGAGAAGATATATTTTACACCTTTCGCATCAGGCATAATATTATTGATTACTTCTTCAGATTTCTCATTGGAGTGTGTTGTAGGCATTAGTAAGGTAACATCATAATTGTTATCTCTATATGCTTTACACATCTGCAAAGTCTGAATTAAGTTAGCTTTTATACTCTTTTGATTTAGTGGAGTTTCTAGGATAAAAAGGATTGAATTAGGCATAATGGTTCTTTTTGATATTTACTGAATAGCCAAGGGTAATCATAAACATAAATAATGGCACACTAAAAATGACAAATGTGGTCGAGTAGAAGAAGAAGGAAACAAACCAAACGATAAATCCTGTAGATGTACCAAGTTGTAATGCCTTCATAAAGTGATCATTTGGGTTAGATGTTTTACTTCTTTCTCTATTAAATACAGAGTGCATTTTTTTATATAATCTCACATAAAAGAAGAGACCTAAGAATCCCACACAAATCATCACATTACCCCAACCCACAATTCCGTAAAGAATCTTATAAGGGTGGAAGATCATATTTCCCATCAGTACTTTAGGACCAAATCCAATAAGTTGAACCATTATGTCATCACTTTCCAATGAATAATTGAATATGTTTTTACTAGATCCAATACGCCCCATGGCATAGTTATCTGGGGAGATATTATTGGTATATGTATTGGCATATTCAATGGCCTGACTATAGTTGTCTATAATATTAAAGAAGCCGGTACTTTGTACTCCAGAACTTACATTTAGAATTACAAAGTTTCCACAAAACAGTATTAGTAGGATAAAGAATAGTGTTTGGGCTGAAAACTTCTTGTTGGTAGCTCTAAAATATGTAATAAGGTTGATTACGATATAGAAGAAAACTACTGCTCTTTTTCCACTGGCAATACCAATAAATAAGGTACTTACAGTGAGGTATAAATATTTTTTTTGTTTTGTGAATAAATAGTAGGATAAGAAATAAGGAGAAATGAACATTACATAAATGGTAGCTAATGAACCTCCTGTACTTACTAAAGTACCTACTTTTCTTTCGAGTGGATGTAATAACATTTTTGAGTTGATCAAAGATGCCACTACTTGAATAA
The Flammeovirga agarivorans genome window above contains:
- a CDS encoding DegT/DnrJ/EryC1/StrS family aminotransferase, encoding MIKTVNREDVGKIQMVDLQTQYQNIKEQVDNNIQEVINTGAFINGPFVKRFAIELAIYNNVHHVVPCANGTDALQLAMMALGLKPGDEVLVPVHTYVATAEVIALLQLEPVFVDVDPELFTIDVTQLEDKVTPKTKAIVPVHLYGQCADMESIMKFAKKHDIYVIEDTAQAIGADYTFSDGTEVKAGTIGHIGCTSFFPSKNLGCFGDGGAMLINDDELAKKAQMIASHGQSVKYHHDVVGCNSRLDTIQAGVLLAKLPHLDTYNANRAYVAKIYNRAFAEVPQIKTPKRADYSTHVFHQYTLIVDGVDRDALKDKLQEKGVPSMIYYPVPLHFQKAYVKEEFGEGSFPVTESLSKSVLSLPIHTEMKEEQQQYIIQSVLSSIEELS
- a CDS encoding glycosyltransferase family 4 protein; the encoded protein is MLRISLALLSSLVVAILAVPEVRKVVIKNNVFDVPGGRKIHTDLIPSMGGVGIFLGFLISSYLWTSGEQVFDLKYLFVGMFMIFFMGLRDDMMPLNPKNKLFVQIVAATLVVVMGNVQLTSLYTLFPGIEFPQAISYALTIFVIVALTNSFNLIDGINGLAGGVAAFITMTLGIWFYLIGNLAIATLMISMFGACIGFLYYNWGKASIFMGDTGSLFLGFFIATSLVMFINTDYALAASHPFKIDNPISVAILLFGYPFIDTLRIFTIRIMGGRSPFSPDKKHIHHVFVRTGFTHSKTSAIVVTATAIALFLTLGLGTVLNDGIILGIMIVSFYFIPIALKIRVKRFKMKRAFNVIEMATVSNRFNGKFTVEKIRANS
- a CDS encoding WecB/TagA/CpsF family glycosyltransferase codes for the protein MFFSYLFVISCLAFLILLATVEIRKRYFRVEAIAALDNFASNTLFIAPTPESISEKREQVSSSSKSNPDEYNNYAYINDVKTYAFESRDQLLEIIDKEKKMLVAINAHKILNATDQTRDIINNNIGYADGVGAVMALKQKGLNSIKIPGCEIWLDLIAKYETSKTFYFVGGKDEVINKVIEQLKEDYPQINIVGYRNGYLKEGDEERLLADIEEKKPDVVFVAQGSPRQELLMMKMQEVHKAIYQGLGGSFDVYTGTVERAPEMWVNMKMEWLYRWIKEPQLRTRRNLELFKFFGYLALFIF
- a CDS encoding glycoside hydrolase family protein, whose protein sequence is MVSNFIDRNFIKHKEYCENEEYKGWDPYDGLNSKVFQALPFKKYDIARLAWIQGFKRSPINLRKVLMVPKEYNAKGIALFLNGYCNLYHAAKNGNTSYGRPVELLDNIRSLGELLISLKTEGYSGAAWGYNFDWQARRLFLFKKNTPTVVATSFAVDALIKAYEITKDREFLNTALSAADFVMNDLNRTEKENGFLFSYSPLNGNNTVYNASLLGSKILAICYHYTKNEKYYEAAKASVQACVDQQRVDGSWLYGELKVQNWIDSFHTGYNLDALSYFQKYTGDYTYQDNIKRGFDYYINNFFLADGTPKYYHDKVYPIDIHCPGQLPVTLSSLNKFNEHKELTDKVMQWTFDNMQDEKGFFYYQMKKGLSSKIPYMRWSQAFMFYGISHYIKENSKNA
- a CDS encoding glycosyltransferase family 4 protein, with the translated sequence MKKKIYIISQTENHLTQRGKRHTELAEVLSKKHDVTYYSSNFYHGEKEFLTREQEKEANKVLDYKLNLVRTIRYNNNISIHRVISNLIFGLKVFLSLAFKEKPKNAIIIVPSRPVELLFFISFFHKNNTLVMDVRDIWPDAFEHLSNKALLKAFTFYCNLWLKPSVKKFDKFIKTIPTFQEWIDRYAADKESKFIPLGFSETRFGSTFQYEHLLKEQEKDAPISIVYLGMLQKVIDVMPFVKAINNNPKYSLDLYGDPGIGEMYGKVKAYLEETKSTNIKIKGMLAQDEVGGVISKYDIGLQPMRARHSLPNKTFDYIANLLPIMSIGNHDTSKLVIEEGIGWATVFDENKIQEILDTIDHEVIKKKQEQMRVIRNKYSRSFFFDEVENIIRA
- a CDS encoding glycosyltransferase family 4 protein is translated as MKNKVLIITKDPKSKGGVVNYYNNFFNSFSDDEIQLEWFVIGSRAKDYYERQNRGFKYFIELLRDIFAFISKLIVDKEIKIVQVSPSFFTVPVIRDFIFLFIAQLFGKKTITFIRGWNTKYSQQKSFWKTVMFRTYKKADETIVLAGKFKDQLVNFFGFDPNKVSISRTMFNKEDIVLKEKFEDETLKIVFLSRISKEKGIFQILEAINLLKDQKLNYKINVFGHFANTEIEKEIKELISKHGIEQYIEFCGFADKATKFKAYAENDIFILPTAHDEGCPNSVIEALGAGLYVMATPVGAIDEIVKNKINGDIISIDTHKDLMDSIKYCVENKATLKPLAHNNIDYANNNFEQNVIVSQIKGIYRKLLK
- a CDS encoding glycosyltransferase, which encodes MPNSILFILETPLNQKSIKANLIQTLQMCKAYRDNNYDVTLLMPTTHSNEKSEEVINNIMPDAKGVKYIFSEFNSKFKFSQSLDRFTSLKKSISFTYDYYYTRSYFISQYIMRKGGQLIYESHNAYFTKHKFFNKLMTSHMKKLMKKDNFKLFVTISDSLKNYWVDQTLNSSQIVALHDGAEPISDNIVVPEHLTSFFEEIGDRKIVLYAGSLYADRKVDRVIELARRSPEAYFVVVGGNPKEVEGLKAQAKGVENVKFLGKIEHKYISYMLTKADILLAIWSYDVPTMNYCSPLKVFEYMSAGKLIVAEGYLPILEVLKDQENALIAQPEDIDHLSSAIQSAIDNPQLMEIGVNNPALLEKKYTWDVRVKEIIKTLAA